GTCGGAAACACAGGTCACGGAAAACTTTGAATCCCTTCTTGAAACCCAGAGCGAGCCCGTGCACCTTCGTCGAGGGGCGGTGGTGGAAGGCCGGGTGCTCGCCATCAATCCCGACTGGACCTTTGTGGATATCGGGTATAAGTCCGAAGGGATCGTGGCTACGGAGGAATTCCGGCGGGCCGACGGCACGCTTAGGGTGCAGGAGGGGGACCGTATAGAGGTTCTGGTGGAGCGGGTGCGTGGTCAGGACGGCCTGGTCCGGCTTTCCTTTGCCAAGCTCCTTCAGTCTCGGGCCTGGGAGCGCATCCTTTCCGCCCAGAAAGAAGGTGGGGTGCTTGAGGCCTATGTGGTGGAACCGATCAAGGGAGGTTTTGCCGTAGAGATCGAAGGGGTGCGGGCCTTTCTCCCCTTCTCGCATGCCTATCTGGAGCCCCCGCGGGAGCGCAACGAGATTGTGGGGAAGACCATTCGGGTGGAGGTCCTTTCGGCCTCCCGCAGGCGGAACAACGTGGTGGTCTCTCATAAAAACGTCCTGGAGAAAGAAAGGGAGGCCCGCCGCCGCGAGCTCCTGGAGTCCCTGGAAGAGGGACAGGTGGTGGAGGGTACGGTAAGCAAGATCTTGGACTACGGAGTGTTTGTGGATCTCGGGGGTCTGGATGCCTTTATGCATCTTTCGGACCTTTCCTGGGGCAAGGTCCGCCATCCGGAAGACCTCCTGCGGGAAGGGGATCGTCTCCGGGTGCGGGTCCTTTCGGTGGACCGGGAAAAGGCCAAGATCAAGGTGGGTCTCAAGCAGCTCACCCCGGACCCCTGGGAGAGGGTGGCCGAAAAGTATCGTGAGGGAGACCGGGTGACCGGAAGGGTGGTCTCCCTGACCTCCTTTGGGGCCTTTGTGGAGGTGGAGCCCGGGGTAGAGGGTCTGATCCACATCTCCGAGCTTTCCTGGACCAAGAGGGTCAAGCATCCCCGAGAGATGCTCTCGGTGGGCGACCAGGTGGAGGTGGTCATCCTCAAGGTGGATCCCGAGGCCCGGAGGCTTTCTCTGAGTCTGCGCCGGGTAGAACCCAATCCCTGGGAGATCCTGGCGGAAAATATGCCTCCGGGAACGGTGATCGAGGCCCCGGTAAAGACGGTGACCGATTTCGGAATCTTTGTGGAAGTGACCCAGGATATCGACGGCTTTATCCATATTTCGGACCTTTCCTGGGGGCGCTTGGAGCACCCTTCGGAAAGATTCAAACCCGGGGATGTGGTCCGGGCGGTGGTCCTTAAGATCGATCCCGAAAGGGAAAAGCTCAGTCTGGGAATCAAGCAGCTCCGTCCGGACCCCTGGGAGGTGGCTCCTCAGAAGTACCCGGTGGGGAGCACCGTGAGCGGTCGGGTGACCAAGGTGACCGACTTTGGGGTCTTTGTGGAGGTGGAGGGGGGCCTGGAAGGGCTGGTCCATGTTTCGGAGATCAGCGAGGAGCGGGTGGAAGACCCGGCCAAGCTCTTTGAGGTGGGCCAGGAGGTCAAGGCCAAGGTCCTGCGGCTCGATCCCGAAAAGAGGCGTCTTTCCCTTTCCATTCGCCGTTATCAAGAGGAGGCGGAAAGGGAGGCCTATCTCGGAGAGGGCAGCCGGGCCGGAGTCACCCTGGGGGATTTTCTGAAAGAGGCCACCCCATCTAAGTAGGACTTTTTTATATGCGCAAGGGGGTCCTATACGCTTTAGCCCTGGTAGGGGCCTTCTTTCTTTTCTTAGTGGCCCTGGCCTTTCTCCTTTCCTTTTGGACCCTTAAGGGTCAGGGCCTTCCGGGGAGGGAGGCCGTCGGAGTTGTAGAGATTCGGGGGCTCATCACCCAGG
This portion of the Thermosulfurimonas marina genome encodes:
- a CDS encoding 30S ribosomal protein S1 — encoded protein: MSETQVTENFESLLETQSEPVHLRRGAVVEGRVLAINPDWTFVDIGYKSEGIVATEEFRRADGTLRVQEGDRIEVLVERVRGQDGLVRLSFAKLLQSRAWERILSAQKEGGVLEAYVVEPIKGGFAVEIEGVRAFLPFSHAYLEPPRERNEIVGKTIRVEVLSASRRRNNVVVSHKNVLEKEREARRRELLESLEEGQVVEGTVSKILDYGVFVDLGGLDAFMHLSDLSWGKVRHPEDLLREGDRLRVRVLSVDREKAKIKVGLKQLTPDPWERVAEKYREGDRVTGRVVSLTSFGAFVEVEPGVEGLIHISELSWTKRVKHPREMLSVGDQVEVVILKVDPEARRLSLSLRRVEPNPWEILAENMPPGTVIEAPVKTVTDFGIFVEVTQDIDGFIHISDLSWGRLEHPSERFKPGDVVRAVVLKIDPEREKLSLGIKQLRPDPWEVAPQKYPVGSTVSGRVTKVTDFGVFVEVEGGLEGLVHVSEISEERVEDPAKLFEVGQEVKAKVLRLDPEKRRLSLSIRRYQEEAEREAYLGEGSRAGVTLGDFLKEATPSK